The following proteins are co-located in the Microbacterium sp. Clip185 genome:
- a CDS encoding isocitrate lyase/PEP mutase family protein, which translates to MNNDTATAAFRALCLDSPHPFVLVNAWDAASARIMEAAGAPAIATTSAGVAWSLGRPDGDALTRAEAAGAVRRIVDAVSVPVSADIEGGYPDSSHGVARTVDAVLDAGAAGINIEDGTLSPTEFAARIADARRTADRAGVALFINARTDVFLRGGRSTAALTAEAIERGRRYVEAGADGVFVPGAAITEIAALSSGIPAPLNVMAGPGSPTTAALGRLGAARVSLGSSVAQAAYALARRAAAEALTAGTFDALIDGEDYGRLNALMRRG; encoded by the coding sequence GTGAACAACGACACCGCGACCGCCGCCTTCCGCGCCCTCTGCCTCGACTCGCCGCATCCGTTCGTCCTCGTCAACGCGTGGGATGCGGCGAGCGCACGGATCATGGAGGCTGCCGGCGCACCTGCGATCGCCACCACCAGCGCCGGGGTGGCGTGGTCACTCGGCCGACCCGACGGCGATGCCCTCACCCGCGCCGAAGCCGCAGGTGCCGTAAGACGCATCGTCGACGCCGTCTCCGTGCCGGTCTCGGCAGATATCGAGGGCGGGTATCCCGATTCGTCACACGGCGTCGCACGCACGGTCGACGCCGTGCTCGACGCGGGCGCGGCCGGGATCAACATCGAGGACGGCACATTGTCACCGACCGAGTTCGCGGCCCGTATCGCCGACGCGCGGCGGACAGCCGATCGTGCGGGCGTGGCACTGTTCATCAATGCCCGGACGGACGTCTTCCTTCGAGGCGGGCGGAGCACGGCCGCTCTCACCGCGGAGGCGATAGAGCGCGGACGACGCTACGTCGAAGCCGGAGCCGACGGCGTCTTCGTTCCGGGCGCAGCGATAACCGAGATCGCTGCTCTCTCGTCCGGTATCCCGGCGCCACTCAACGTCATGGCAGGCCCGGGGTCGCCGACGACGGCGGCGCTCGGGAGACTCGGTGCGGCGCGAGTCAGCCTCGGGTCGAGTGTCGCCCAGGCTGCCTACGCACTGGCGCGCCGCGCCGCGGCAGAGGCGCTGACGGCGGGCACGTTCGACGCTCTCATCGACGGCGAGGACTATGGCCGACTCAACGCGTTGATGCGGCGCGGGTGA
- a CDS encoding DUF2510 domain-containing protein, with amino-acid sequence MTDTQAGWYDDGTGTKRWWDGSAWTDTVQPPQPPAPGVAGMIDRIQADAVSGGQPRPAPTGMDYVVLQVILKEKLWGTGSGNLTELEKAINKQAALGYRLHTITTASSGSKGIGGGDRIQATMVFERLT; translated from the coding sequence ATGACGGATACGCAGGCCGGCTGGTACGACGACGGCACAGGCACGAAGCGCTGGTGGGACGGGTCGGCGTGGACCGACACGGTGCAGCCCCCACAGCCGCCCGCGCCGGGAGTCGCCGGCATGATCGACCGCATCCAGGCAGATGCCGTCTCTGGGGGCCAGCCTCGCCCTGCGCCTACCGGCATGGACTACGTGGTCCTGCAAGTCATCCTCAAGGAAAAGCTGTGGGGCACGGGCTCAGGAAACCTCACAGAACTCGAGAAGGCGATCAACAAGCAGGCTGCGCTGGGCTATCGCCTGCATACGATCACCACCGCGTCCTCGGGCAGTAAGGGGATCGGCGGCGGAGACCGCATCCAGGCGACGATGGTGTTCGAGCGCCTCACCTGA
- a CDS encoding DUF6389 family protein → MSDDYRSRLRPLLEGASERAADVLQRMADASEGRHDIVIEVFLEQDAEGPFTIMARFDGPDDFALNRRFDHERGVFDVIWGETGWEPDVPERPDEWTFDGLETVLVEQAAEWLAALIPADPAGIRWEVASPEGGTDSIPLQPRRARS, encoded by the coding sequence GTGAGTGACGACTACCGTTCCCGTCTGCGTCCCCTGCTCGAAGGGGCTTCAGAGCGAGCGGCCGATGTGCTGCAGCGGATGGCCGATGCGAGCGAGGGGCGACACGACATCGTGATCGAGGTGTTCCTCGAGCAGGATGCGGAGGGCCCGTTCACGATCATGGCCCGCTTCGACGGGCCGGACGACTTCGCCCTCAACCGGCGCTTCGACCACGAGCGCGGCGTGTTCGACGTCATCTGGGGAGAGACGGGCTGGGAGCCGGATGTGCCCGAGCGTCCGGACGAGTGGACGTTCGATGGCCTCGAAACGGTGCTCGTCGAGCAGGCGGCAGAGTGGCTCGCCGCCCTCATCCCTGCGGACCCCGCAGGTATCCGCTGGGAGGTCGCTTCGCCCGAGGGTGGAACGGACAGTATCCCGCTGCAACCGCGTCGAGCGCGGAGCTGA
- a CDS encoding DUF6928 family protein — protein MGLSFAFIVYTTEGHLDLRKPGSAEEAHAVIRRLYPRTAYEQVGTQRLLDACWQPRGMHAIGVFGDGVLIATKDAHLYDPAILHRRYLRFEEWPDVQLLTSASYNNMFAYGRWASGALTRSLSVNAVVGVWRDRGAPAFDGDGEVSDARWLDLCNSALASALSLEGDVAPTVADAVDWEDIALHVFARADRSR, from the coding sequence ATGGGTTTGAGCTTCGCGTTCATCGTCTACACGACGGAGGGTCATCTCGACCTCAGGAAGCCCGGCAGCGCCGAAGAGGCCCACGCGGTCATTCGGCGACTCTATCCGCGGACAGCATATGAGCAGGTCGGGACTCAGCGGCTTCTCGACGCATGCTGGCAGCCGCGAGGCATGCACGCGATTGGAGTGTTCGGTGACGGTGTCCTCATCGCGACAAAGGACGCTCACCTCTACGACCCGGCAATCCTGCACCGCCGCTACCTGAGGTTCGAAGAGTGGCCCGACGTTCAGTTGCTCACGTCTGCGTCGTACAACAACATGTTCGCGTACGGGCGATGGGCGTCCGGAGCGCTGACGCGGTCTCTGTCTGTGAATGCCGTGGTGGGGGTCTGGCGTGACAGAGGCGCCCCTGCCTTCGACGGTGACGGGGAAGTGAGCGATGCTCGGTGGCTGGATCTCTGCAACTCAGCACTCGCTTCAGCGCTGAGTCTGGAGGGCGACGTGGCTCCCACCGTTGCCGACGCGGTTGACTGGGAGGACATTGCACTCCATGTTTTCGCCCGAGCGGACCGGTCCCGATAA
- a CDS encoding response regulator, whose protein sequence is MTGRWVRRVLVVEDQAAMRLLVCETLNQHGFETRGAESAAEATRLFTEFDPDVLLADIDLGSRPSGAELAAGLVALAPHLGVVFLSSYPRAAAGATAMGVSGAVFVSKLALASTAELVDAVEAVMSTQSPVGPASRDGEDSLSILRRVRRRRARDHAAGHTVRARAVPPRYRRVLPRIQRPRRRARPGGRRAFHRSTAHR, encoded by the coding sequence GTGACCGGCAGATGGGTGCGACGCGTGCTCGTCGTCGAGGACCAGGCCGCTATGCGGCTGCTCGTCTGCGAGACGCTGAACCAGCACGGGTTCGAGACCCGCGGAGCCGAGAGCGCGGCCGAGGCGACACGTCTGTTCACCGAGTTCGATCCCGACGTGCTCCTCGCCGACATCGACCTCGGTTCCCGCCCGTCCGGCGCCGAACTGGCAGCCGGACTCGTGGCGCTCGCGCCCCACCTCGGAGTCGTCTTCCTGAGCAGCTATCCGCGCGCCGCGGCGGGGGCGACCGCGATGGGCGTGTCGGGAGCGGTGTTCGTCTCCAAGCTCGCCCTCGCCTCCACCGCCGAGCTCGTCGACGCCGTCGAGGCGGTCATGTCGACCCAGTCTCCCGTCGGTCCCGCGAGCCGCGACGGCGAGGACTCGCTGAGCATTCTTCGGCGAGTCCGCCGGCGGCGGGCTCGTGACCACGCTGCTGGCCACACCGTCCGCGCGCGGGCTGTTCCACCGCGCTATCGCCGAGTCCTCCCCCGCATCCAGCGTCCACGGCGCCGAGCGCGCCCGGGCGGTCGCCGCGCGTTTCACCGCAGCACTGCGCATCGATGA
- a CDS encoding GNAT family N-acetyltransferase, with translation MTMDSLIPRVCVPLADGFEIDTDRDRLDLERVHRWLSTDAFWAIGRSFDVVQRASAASVNFGVYDPTGAQVGYARLVTDGVTFGWLCDVYVAPEARGRGLGKALASAVVDATRPLGLKRLMLSTLDAHELYARVGFQRFPDPDRLMVIGAS, from the coding sequence ATGACGATGGACTCCCTCATTCCTCGCGTGTGCGTCCCGTTGGCCGATGGCTTCGAGATCGACACCGATCGCGACCGCCTCGACCTCGAGCGGGTCCACCGGTGGCTGTCGACCGACGCGTTCTGGGCGATCGGGCGCTCCTTCGACGTGGTGCAGCGCGCGTCGGCCGCATCCGTCAACTTCGGCGTGTATGACCCGACGGGTGCACAGGTCGGTTACGCCCGCCTCGTGACGGACGGAGTCACCTTCGGGTGGCTGTGCGACGTGTACGTGGCGCCCGAGGCGCGAGGGCGCGGGCTGGGCAAGGCGCTGGCATCCGCCGTGGTGGATGCGACGCGCCCGCTCGGTCTGAAACGTCTCATGCTCTCGACGCTCGACGCGCACGAGCTCTACGCCCGCGTGGGCTTCCAACGGTTCCCCGACCCCGACCGGCTCATGGTCATCGGT
- a CDS encoding exonuclease domain-containing protein, with amino-acid sequence MSLDFTAIDFETANSSSASACAVGLARVRDGRIVATAGWLIRPPEGHDRFFELNIGIHGIRPEHVVDAKGWSEQLDDIAAFAGADVLVAHNAGFDMAVLRRACAATGDICPPYRYACSLQLARRTYDLPSYRLPIVAAEAGFAEFRHHDATADAAASAAIMIDAARRWNAPDIDALADASRIRICEIDTAVAAAA; translated from the coding sequence GTGTCACTGGATTTCACCGCGATCGACTTCGAGACGGCGAACTCCTCCAGCGCTTCGGCGTGCGCGGTGGGTCTGGCCCGCGTCCGCGATGGGCGCATCGTCGCGACCGCCGGTTGGCTGATCCGCCCACCCGAGGGTCACGACCGCTTCTTCGAGCTGAACATCGGCATCCACGGCATCCGCCCGGAGCACGTCGTCGACGCGAAGGGCTGGAGCGAGCAGCTCGATGACATCGCCGCCTTCGCCGGTGCGGATGTGCTCGTGGCGCACAACGCCGGATTCGACATGGCCGTGCTGCGGCGCGCGTGCGCCGCGACCGGCGACATCTGCCCGCCCTACCGCTACGCCTGCAGTCTGCAGCTCGCGCGCCGCACTTACGACCTGCCGAGCTACCGGCTGCCGATCGTGGCGGCCGAGGCGGGCTTCGCCGAGTTCCGTCACCATGACGCGACAGCGGATGCGGCTGCCTCCGCCGCCATCATGATCGATGCCGCACGGCGCTGGAACGCGCCCGACATCGATGCCCTCGCTGATGCCTCCCGCATCCGTATCTGCGAGATCGACACGGCGGTCGCCGCAGCCGCCTGA
- a CDS encoding AraC family transcriptional regulator, giving the protein MIEVLNRLVDEIERRLGDEIDVDSLAASAGVTGYHLRRMFSTLAGMPVSEYVRRRRMTVAAADVIDGDDLLTIAVRFRYGSVEAFGRAFRAVHGVSHGDVRRDGGPLRPQSILRFRLTVEGSSAMDARLIERPAFRLAGHAARVPLIHEGVNPHIQAHIASLPVEEHARLTSLSSAEPAGLLQVSADVDPDYSEGSELTYLHGVALAADADAPADLDVIEADAGTWVVFRTSGPYPQVLQEAYAASATEWFPSNPWQLRSGPSIVAVLERSDDFRTATCELWLPVERMKPAV; this is encoded by the coding sequence ATGATCGAAGTGCTCAATCGCCTGGTCGACGAGATCGAACGCCGACTGGGCGACGAGATCGACGTCGATTCGCTCGCCGCATCCGCGGGAGTCACGGGCTACCACCTGCGTCGGATGTTCTCGACGCTCGCGGGCATGCCCGTGTCGGAGTACGTGCGACGCCGACGGATGACTGTGGCAGCCGCCGACGTGATCGACGGCGACGATCTGCTCACGATCGCCGTGCGCTTCCGCTACGGGTCCGTCGAAGCTTTCGGCAGAGCGTTCCGCGCGGTGCACGGCGTGAGCCACGGCGACGTGCGTCGCGACGGTGGGCCCCTTCGTCCGCAATCCATCCTCAGGTTCCGCCTGACCGTCGAAGGGAGCTCCGCCATGGACGCCCGACTCATCGAACGCCCCGCCTTCCGCCTCGCCGGCCACGCCGCACGCGTGCCGCTGATCCACGAAGGCGTCAATCCGCACATCCAGGCGCACATCGCGTCGCTGCCCGTCGAGGAGCACGCGCGTCTCACGTCGCTCAGCAGCGCCGAGCCCGCCGGTCTCCTGCAGGTGAGCGCGGACGTCGACCCCGACTACTCGGAGGGGAGCGAGCTGACCTATCTGCACGGTGTCGCGCTCGCCGCCGATGCGGATGCTCCGGCCGATCTCGATGTGATCGAGGCGGATGCGGGAACCTGGGTCGTGTTCCGAACCTCTGGCCCGTATCCGCAGGTCCTGCAGGAGGCGTACGCCGCATCCGCGACCGAGTGGTTCCCCTCGAACCCGTGGCAGCTGCGCTCGGGCCCGTCGATCGTCGCGGTGCTCGAACGGAGCGACGACTTCCGCACGGCGACCTGTGAGCTGTGGCTCCCGGTCGAACGGATGAAGCCTGCCGTCTAG
- a CDS encoding fatty acid desaturase family protein has translation MNEFRATMPRAARAPRGASEFTALAQVVRERGLLRRRYGYYWTKLIGLPLLLAASLLLFVWIGDTWWQLFTAAFLAMLFTQIAFLGHDSAHRQIFVSGKWNDWVSLVLGDLLVGMSYGWWQHKHTRHHANPNKLGADPDIELPVIVVAPDKRAPRGVVVTWLRAHQGMFFFPILLLEGVSLHASGVARVATRGRLDRRWVEIGFLAVRLLGFPLLVFLVLSPGVAFVFLGVQLGLFGFYMGVSFAPNHKGMPIVPRDATIDFLRRQAMMSRNIRGNRVLDTAMGGLNYQIEHHLFPSMPRPHLRKAAPLIAEYCRAHGVPYVQTGLFASYAIIVRYINRVGLGERDVFSCPLVEQRSQIAPSA, from the coding sequence ATGAACGAGTTCCGCGCGACCATGCCCCGAGCCGCCCGCGCTCCTCGCGGCGCGAGTGAGTTCACGGCACTCGCTCAGGTGGTGCGTGAACGCGGACTTCTCAGGCGACGATACGGGTACTACTGGACCAAGCTGATCGGGCTGCCGTTGCTGCTGGCCGCCAGCCTTCTGCTGTTCGTGTGGATCGGTGACACCTGGTGGCAACTGTTCACGGCGGCGTTCCTGGCGATGCTCTTCACGCAGATCGCGTTTCTCGGCCATGACTCGGCGCATCGCCAGATCTTCGTCTCCGGCAAATGGAACGACTGGGTGAGTCTGGTGCTCGGTGACCTTCTGGTCGGCATGAGCTACGGGTGGTGGCAGCACAAGCACACTCGCCACCATGCGAATCCGAACAAGCTGGGGGCGGACCCCGACATCGAGCTGCCGGTGATCGTTGTCGCCCCGGACAAGCGCGCCCCTCGAGGTGTCGTCGTCACCTGGCTCCGCGCACATCAGGGCATGTTCTTCTTCCCGATCCTGCTCCTCGAAGGGGTGTCGCTGCACGCATCCGGCGTCGCGCGTGTCGCGACGCGAGGGCGACTCGACCGGCGATGGGTCGAGATCGGCTTCCTCGCGGTACGCCTGCTCGGATTCCCCCTTCTCGTGTTCCTCGTGCTCTCGCCGGGCGTGGCGTTCGTCTTCCTCGGGGTGCAGCTCGGGCTCTTCGGCTTCTACATGGGCGTCTCCTTCGCCCCGAACCACAAGGGGATGCCGATCGTCCCGCGCGACGCGACGATCGACTTCCTGCGCCGTCAGGCCATGATGAGCCGCAACATCCGCGGCAATCGCGTGCTCGACACGGCCATGGGCGGACTGAACTACCAGATCGAGCACCATCTGTTCCCGTCGATGCCGCGACCGCATCTGCGCAAGGCCGCACCGCTCATCGCCGAATACTGCCGCGCGCACGGCGTGCCGTACGTGCAGACCGGCTTGTTCGCGTCCTACGCGATCATCGTCCGCTACATCAACCGCGTCGGTCTCGGCGAGCGGGACGTGTTCAGCTGCCCGCTGGTCGAGCAGCGCAGCCAGATCGCTCCGTCAGCCTGA
- a CDS encoding carboxylesterase family protein → MKSPLIPITDERLRDMFGDMAADNPALELPTFDDVRTAYEHARQRAIGLGIARDIGFRMPSVWIAEGHSQVADVWLYRFDHAAPFLRLIGLGATQATELPYLWGNLTSGPKDPTFRLGGRRVAESISAHMQQRWTAFAHGESPDADGSAPWESYSVDRGRSTLVIDHQDHLVPDLDASLRAAWGDEVLSFH, encoded by the coding sequence ATGAAGTCGCCGCTGATCCCCATCACCGACGAACGCCTGCGCGACATGTTCGGCGACATGGCCGCGGACAATCCCGCTCTCGAGCTGCCGACGTTCGATGACGTGCGCACCGCGTACGAGCACGCGCGGCAACGCGCGATCGGGCTCGGAATCGCGCGGGACATCGGATTCCGCATGCCGAGCGTGTGGATCGCGGAGGGGCATTCGCAGGTGGCGGATGTCTGGCTGTACCGCTTCGACCACGCGGCCCCGTTCCTCCGCCTGATCGGACTCGGCGCGACGCAGGCCACCGAGCTGCCGTACCTCTGGGGCAACCTGACGAGTGGGCCGAAGGACCCGACGTTCCGCCTCGGCGGCCGCCGGGTGGCCGAGAGCATCTCGGCTCACATGCAGCAGCGGTGGACCGCCTTCGCGCACGGAGAGTCACCGGATGCGGACGGCTCGGCTCCCTGGGAGTCCTACTCGGTCGATCGGGGGCGCAGCACGCTGGTGATCGACCATCAGGATCACCTCGTGCCGGATCTGGACGCGTCACTGCGAGCCGCGTGGGGCGACGAAGTACTGAGCTTCCACTGA
- a CDS encoding GTP pyrophosphokinase translates to MGSEASGGQENREGSAAESIDFSAWDWLPAAAVEMQAYVLRLLEESGITPHDVTARAKSITSFRRKQEAKGYADPRTAMTDIVALRVITYSVTDRDRTCDLLRQRFHVLPGEDKNPGDVKPTHLRGYDCQHLVVSHENEDLSGEWLTAGGKLEQYFDEFGGLEIQVRTVAGHAWAEFEHARRYKGAPYRAIGEQDRGTIDQLFGAAADARRALDETFVAIDRILARPSNEGEVKPENRRSVDSLPADSTDPTLSHKELDDLLRERYPRDRAPSPRGLDFGMELLTACGLLNVGALNQALSAIDSVQVEGLMDRTAPVTRVRRLDDDLLAYFGEMYVVLTRDCGSISARARQLEWRYDRLRGKLKSDLSGQGQASPVELSDGDALP, encoded by the coding sequence ATGGGGAGCGAGGCTAGTGGCGGTCAGGAGAACCGGGAGGGCAGCGCGGCCGAGTCCATTGACTTTTCCGCATGGGACTGGCTTCCCGCTGCTGCCGTGGAGATGCAGGCATACGTATTGAGGCTTCTTGAGGAGTCGGGCATCACTCCCCACGATGTAACTGCCCGAGCGAAGTCGATCACATCCTTTCGCCGTAAGCAGGAAGCGAAGGGTTACGCCGACCCGAGAACTGCGATGACCGACATCGTCGCGCTGCGCGTGATCACGTACTCGGTCACCGACCGTGATCGTACGTGTGACCTGTTGCGGCAAAGGTTCCATGTGCTTCCCGGGGAAGACAAGAATCCAGGAGACGTCAAACCTACGCACCTGCGGGGTTATGACTGCCAGCATCTGGTCGTTTCGCACGAGAACGAGGACCTCTCTGGGGAATGGCTTACGGCGGGCGGCAAGTTGGAGCAGTACTTCGATGAGTTCGGCGGCCTCGAGATCCAAGTGCGCACTGTCGCGGGGCACGCCTGGGCGGAGTTCGAGCATGCCCGGCGATACAAGGGGGCGCCTTACCGAGCGATCGGGGAACAGGACAGGGGCACGATCGATCAGCTGTTTGGCGCGGCGGCCGACGCGAGACGGGCACTAGACGAGACCTTCGTGGCCATTGATCGGATCCTTGCTCGCCCGTCCAACGAGGGAGAGGTCAAGCCTGAGAATCGTCGCTCGGTGGACTCGCTGCCCGCAGATTCCACCGATCCGACACTCTCGCACAAGGAACTCGACGATCTCCTGCGTGAGCGGTATCCCAGAGATCGCGCCCCGAGTCCGCGGGGCCTGGATTTCGGAATGGAGTTGCTGACGGCATGCGGATTGCTGAACGTCGGTGCTCTTAACCAAGCCCTATCTGCTATCGATAGCGTTCAGGTCGAAGGCCTCATGGATAGGACTGCTCCCGTGACGAGGGTGCGGAGGTTGGATGACGACCTGCTTGCCTACTTTGGTGAGATGTATGTCGTTCTTACGAGAGACTGCGGGTCCATATCTGCACGTGCTCGTCAACTGGAATGGCGCTATGACCGTCTCCGAGGGAAGCTGAAGTCGGACCTGTCCGGGCAAGGTCAGGCGAGTCCAGTCGAATTGTCCGACGGAGACGCTCTTCCGTGA
- a CDS encoding FAD-dependent oxidoreductase, with protein sequence MRTLRTQVCIAGGGPGGIMLGLLLARAGVEVVVLEKHADFFRDFRGDTVHPSTLDIIDALGLRQSFDAIEHRPLDTLDAVVNGVRLHAIDFRTLRGTNRILTLMPQWDLLDLLADAARHESSFTLLMGADVTGVVRAGSRVSGVHAATDAGPLRVDAALVVAADGRGSTLREAVGVAPVVTGVGIDVLWFRLPEPAAPVPDTLAWLSGDGMLITIPRPGYFQCGLVVGKGSFGEIRGRGIDAFRMRVARAAPPIASELGAVASFDDVKLLSVEINHLRRWWQPGLLFIGDAAHAMSPAFGVGINYAIQDAVAAARLLAPALGGGPVAIDRACAALQRRRALPTRAMQRLQQVVHRAIGRPRPRILHNPPTRRERIVLRIAIPIARRLLPRLVGYGFRPERIAPDERPTLAV encoded by the coding sequence ATGCGCACCCTCCGCACCCAGGTCTGCATCGCCGGAGGAGGCCCGGGCGGCATCATGCTCGGGCTGCTCCTCGCTCGTGCCGGCGTCGAGGTCGTCGTGCTCGAGAAGCACGCGGACTTCTTCCGCGACTTCCGCGGCGACACCGTGCATCCGTCGACGCTCGACATCATCGACGCGCTCGGACTGCGTCAGAGCTTCGACGCCATTGAGCACCGTCCGCTCGACACCCTCGACGCCGTGGTGAACGGCGTACGACTGCACGCGATCGATTTCCGCACCCTCCGGGGTACGAACCGCATCCTGACGCTCATGCCGCAGTGGGATCTGCTCGACCTCCTCGCCGATGCCGCCCGGCATGAGTCGAGCTTCACGCTCTTGATGGGCGCGGACGTGACGGGTGTCGTGCGGGCCGGCTCGCGCGTGAGCGGCGTGCACGCCGCGACGGATGCCGGCCCCCTCCGCGTCGATGCGGCACTTGTGGTCGCCGCCGACGGGCGCGGCTCGACTCTGCGCGAAGCCGTCGGTGTGGCGCCCGTGGTGACCGGTGTCGGCATCGACGTCCTGTGGTTCCGTCTCCCCGAGCCCGCGGCGCCCGTACCCGACACACTCGCGTGGCTCTCCGGCGACGGCATGCTCATCACGATCCCTCGGCCGGGGTACTTCCAGTGCGGCCTCGTAGTCGGCAAGGGCTCCTTCGGCGAGATCCGCGGGCGGGGTATCGACGCCTTCCGGATGCGGGTGGCGCGCGCCGCGCCGCCGATCGCGTCCGAGCTGGGCGCCGTCGCCTCGTTCGACGACGTGAAGCTGCTCTCGGTCGAGATCAACCACCTGCGGCGCTGGTGGCAGCCCGGCTTGCTGTTCATCGGCGATGCGGCGCACGCCATGTCGCCGGCGTTCGGCGTCGGCATCAACTACGCGATCCAGGATGCGGTCGCCGCCGCGCGACTGCTCGCCCCTGCACTCGGCGGCGGCCCGGTCGCGATCGATCGGGCGTGCGCCGCGCTCCAGCGCCGGAGGGCCCTGCCCACCCGCGCGATGCAGCGGCTCCAGCAGGTCGTGCACCGTGCGATCGGACGCCCGCGGCCCCGCATCCTGCACAATCCGCCGACGCGCCGGGAACGAATCGTGCTGCGCATCGCGATTCCGATCGCGCGCCGTCTGCTGCCGCGCCTGGTCGGCTACGGCTTCCGGCCCGAGCGCATCGCGCCGGACGAGCGTCCTACGCTGGCTGTGTGA
- a CDS encoding GrpB family protein: MPARRRPDVTSLELVGGPEPVTVGIHGYDPSWPVAFAEHRDRIRLALTGRQIQIAHIGSTSVPGLAAKPIIDILVTVDDITAEEDYLDALLGAGYALRVREPGHRLVRTPQRDVHVHVYERDARAVDEYLLLRDRLREDAADRALYERTKRELMQRDWDDMNAYADAKTAVIDAIKERARAARR; the protein is encoded by the coding sequence ATGCCCGCTCGCCGTCGCCCCGACGTCACATCCCTCGAGCTGGTCGGCGGACCGGAACCGGTGACCGTCGGCATCCACGGCTACGACCCGAGCTGGCCCGTTGCGTTCGCGGAGCATCGCGACCGCATCCGTCTGGCGCTCACGGGGCGGCAGATCCAGATCGCGCACATCGGATCGACGTCCGTGCCGGGCCTCGCGGCGAAGCCGATCATCGACATCCTCGTCACCGTCGACGACATCACCGCGGAAGAGGACTACCTCGACGCGCTGCTCGGGGCAGGTTACGCGCTGCGGGTAAGGGAACCCGGCCACCGCCTGGTGCGCACACCCCAGCGCGATGTTCACGTGCACGTCTACGAGCGGGACGCACGCGCCGTGGACGAGTACCTCCTGCTGCGCGATCGGCTGCGAGAGGACGCGGCCGATCGCGCGCTCTACGAGCGGACGAAACGCGAGCTCATGCAGCGCGACTGGGACGACATGAACGCCTACGCGGACGCGAAGACCGCCGTCATCGACGCGATCAAGGAGCGCGCCCGGGCGGCACGGCGCTAG
- the ychF gene encoding redox-regulated ATPase YchF: MALTIGIVGLPNVGKSTLFNALTKNQVLAANYPFATIEPNVGVVNLPDARLDKLAEIFGSERILPAAVSFVDIAGIVRGASEGEGLGNKFLANIREADAIAQVVRGFADSDVVHVDGNVDPKNDMETINAELQLADLDTLERAITRYEKEVRGKKLEPVVLETAQAAKDALERGQLLSASGIDLAPIKELGLLTAKPFIFVFNVDEDVLTDADRKAELAALVAPAQAVFLDAKIESELIDLDPEEAAELLASTGQDESGLDQLARIGFDTLGLQTYLTAGPKEARAWTIGKGWKAPQAAGVIHTDFEKGFIKAEVISFDDLVATGSVVEARAKGKARLEGKDYVMQDGDVVEFRFNN; the protein is encoded by the coding sequence GTGGCTCTTACCATCGGAATCGTCGGGCTGCCGAATGTCGGCAAGTCCACCCTGTTCAACGCCCTGACGAAGAATCAGGTGCTCGCGGCGAACTACCCGTTCGCGACGATCGAGCCGAACGTGGGTGTCGTCAACCTGCCCGATGCGCGCCTCGACAAGCTCGCCGAGATCTTCGGCAGCGAGCGCATCCTGCCGGCCGCCGTGTCGTTCGTCGACATCGCGGGCATCGTGCGCGGCGCGAGCGAGGGGGAGGGGCTCGGCAACAAGTTCCTCGCCAACATCCGCGAGGCAGACGCGATCGCGCAGGTCGTGCGCGGATTCGCCGACTCCGACGTCGTGCACGTCGACGGCAACGTCGACCCGAAGAACGACATGGAAACCATCAACGCCGAGCTGCAGCTCGCCGACCTCGACACCCTCGAGCGCGCGATCACGCGATACGAGAAGGAAGTGCGCGGCAAGAAGCTGGAGCCGGTCGTGCTCGAGACGGCGCAGGCCGCGAAGGACGCGCTCGAGCGCGGACAGCTGCTGTCGGCATCCGGAATCGACCTGGCTCCCATCAAGGAGCTCGGCCTGCTGACCGCGAAGCCGTTCATCTTCGTCTTCAACGTGGATGAGGACGTGCTCACGGATGCGGACCGCAAGGCCGAGCTCGCCGCGCTGGTCGCGCCCGCGCAGGCGGTGTTCCTCGACGCGAAGATCGAGTCGGAGCTGATCGACCTCGACCCCGAGGAGGCCGCTGAGCTTCTCGCCTCGACTGGTCAGGACGAATCCGGCCTCGACCAGCTCGCGCGAATCGGCTTCGACACGCTCGGCCTGCAGACCTACCTCACCGCGGGTCCGAAGGAAGCGCGCGCCTGGACGATCGGCAAGGGCTGGAAGGCCCCGCAGGCTGCCGGCGTCATCCACACCGACTTCGAGAAGGGCTTCATCAAGGCCGAGGTCATCTCGTTCGACGATCTCGTCGCGACGGGCTCGGTCGTCGAGGCCCGCGCGAAGGGCAAGGCTCGCCTCGAGGGCAAGGACTACGTCATGCAGGACGGCGACGTCGTGGAGTTCCGCTTCAACAACTGA